Below is a window of Myxococcaceae bacterium JPH2 DNA.
CACAGCGCATGCGGTAGACGCGCTCCTCCAACTGGAACGCCGCGAGGAGCGCATCGATGTCCCACGTGCGCGGCTCGTGCACTTCGCCGTCCACGACCACGGTCCAGGGCCGCGTTCGCAGCGTGCCCGCGTGGCGAGCGGGGTCGCTCTTGTCGAGGCCGAACTCGTAGAAGTTGTTGTACGTGGTGACGACGTCGTAGGGCGTGCGCGGCTCGTCCGTGTCCGCGGTCCCTGCCGCGCGCGCCACGGGCTGAGGCACTGCCCCCGCGTCAGGCACGAGCCCCTCCGAGGGAGGCGCCTGCCGCGCGCCCAGCAGGTACAGGCCTCCGCCCACGCCCACGGCCGTGCTCGTGAAGAGGGCGACGTTCCGGATGAACTCGCGGCGACGGAGGTAGAGCTTCTCGGGGGTGACCTCGGAAGCGGGTGGCTCGGGCGGAAGCGTGTCGGCCATGGCCCAGGCTATAACGCCCGAGCCCGCCGCGCGGTTACCGCCCCGACGCGAGACTCCCCGCCCGCCGCGCGTCCTTCAGCCGCCACAGCCGCCACCACGGCGTGCCAGGCGACGCGTGGTGCTCCCAGTGGTAGCCAAAGAAGTAGCAGGACAGCAGGGCCCACGCGTGGTTGCGAGCCAGCGAGCGCGCCTGGTGCGGCGCCATGTCCTCGGTGTGCGGACGCCGGTGCGGCAGGTAGGTGCCGAAGAAGAAGAGCTGGAGTGTGCTCAGGACCGAGGGCACCACCCAGAAGACCAGCAGGCGCTCGCGCGTCGCCCCGGCGAGCAAGAGCAGATTGAACTGGAGCGCCATGAGCACCCACTGCCCCCACGTGGTGTAGCGGGCCATGAAGAGCGCCAGCCACGGCACGAAGGCCTGCGAACGGGTGGAGAAGTCGGGGTCGCTCGCGCCCGTGGGTGTCGCGTGGTGGGCCGCGTGGTGGACCACGAGCCGTCGATAGGACAGGCCCGCGAAGAGGAAACACGCGGCCATGCCCACCGCGTCGTTCACGTGTCGGTGGCGCGACACCGCGCGGTGCATGGCGTCATGCGCGGTGATGAAGAGGCCAGTGCACAGGTACGCCTGAAGCGCGCCATGCAACCACGCCGAAGGAGCCGTCCACGACAGCTCCGGCGCGCGCAGCAACCAGACGAGGTGCGCACACCAGGCACCCATCAGGCCGAGCGCGATGACGAGGCCCCACGGCCCGGGAGACTCCGGACGCTGACGCGGCAGTGTGTCCATCGGGTCCGCGAGGTCCGTGCCCTACCCTCCGCGCTCCCGAGGAATGGAGCGCGGAGGAAGGGAGCACGGGCGGCGCGTTACTTCTTGCCGGCCGCGGGGCGCGCGGTGGCGGCGTTCGCCGCGTCACGCACGAGCTGATCCGCGGTGACGTAGCGGGGCTCGATGTCCACCGGCACGTTCTTCAGCTTGGCGAGGACTCGCTGGACCTCGGGGCGGACCACGCCCTGCTTGGCGAGGAGCGCCTCGGCCGCGACGCGGTCACCGCTGGCCTGCAGCTCCATGAGCTGGCGGGTCAGCGCGGTGACGGACTCGGGCATCTTGTCCGCGACGACGGAGAAGGTGCCGTCCGCGTTCACCTTCACGGCGCCCGTGTCCAGGAAGTGGTTGAGCTGGAGGGCGATGCCCTTGCCGTGCGCCTCGTCGACGCCGAAGCGGATGGAGCGGAACGCGGAGGCGAGGAACGTCGTGTACATGGTGCGCGACATCGACTTCTCGATGACGCCCTTGTCCACCAGCCGCTGGAGCGCCCACAGGCCCGAGATGTCGGCCTTGGCCTCCTCGATGGCGCTGGAGGCCACCTGGAGCGCCTGCCGCACCGTCGTCTCCTTGCCGCCGACGACGATGTTGTGCGGCCCCAGGCCGTGCATCAGCTCGTGCATGAGGATGTGCGTGAAGAAGGCGTCGAAGGCCACGTCCTTGCGCTCCTTCTCCGTGAGCGCCACCTTCGCGATGGGCACGAGCACGCGCTGGAACTTGGCCTCCTGCACGTTCTTCAGCATGACGCGCTTGGTGCCCTTCTCGGCCGCCACGCGCTCATCGTTGGGGAGGTTGAAGGCGGCGGTCTGCACGCCCCGGTTGCCATCGCCGGAGGAGTAGAGGCTGTTGATGACGCGGATGGGGGCCAGCGCGCCCAGCTTCGGGTTGCGCAGCTTGGCGTCGATGGGGAGGTTGTTCTCCAGCTCCTGAAGCTCGGAGCTGAACTTGGTCAGCTTCTGCGTCTCCGCGTCATCGCGCAGGCCGATGAAGGACTCGAAGGCGGCCTTGTAGTTGAACCAGTTGTCCTCGTAGACCTCGTAGGGCCCGATGGTCGGGTCGATGCTCGCGTCCAGCTCCATCCACGCCACTTCGCTGGCGTAGTAGTCGTTGGAGAGGAACGCGTCCGCGCGCTTGGTGAGGAAGGCCTTCAGCGTGGGCTGCTGGGTGAGCGCCGCGGCCTCGCGCAGGCGCTGCGCCGCGATGGCCAGCTCGCCCTGGTACTCGACGCTGTAGGGCACGGTGACGAACTTGCCGTCGGGTCCGCGCCGGATGGTGGTGAAGAAGCCCGTGGCCTGGTGCTGCTGGGCCTCGGGCAGCGACTTCACCCAGGCCTCCACCTCCGCCTTGGTGGCGCCGGCCGGGTAGAAGTTGCCTTCGTCGAGCTTGGCGGGCACGCCGGGCATGAAGGGCTGCGCCTCGTCCAGGCGAGACCACGGGCCCTTGTTGAGCAGGAACGCGTGCAGGCGCGCGCGGCCCAGGGCCGAGTCGTCATGCACGAGGTCGAGCAGGAGCGTCTCGTTGCCCGCCCAGGCCTGCCGCAGGAAGAGCGGATCCATCACGCGGGCGGCCTCGACGATCTTCGCGAGGGCGAGCTTCTCCTCGGAAGGCAGCGCCTTGACGTCCACCTTGAGGTCCACCGGCGCGAAGCGCGCGGTCATGCGCTGGAGTTCGACGGCATCCGGGAAGCGCTCGGGGCTCTTTTCCGCGGCGGGGGCGGCGCTCCCCACGAGCAGCGCGCCCAACAGGGGCAGGAAGGTTCGGGTCATGCATCCCTCCCTAGCGCATTGTGTTCCCCCCTCCCAGCGCCCGATGGGCCCCGCATCCCCGAACGTCCACCGTCCGCATTCGGCGCGGCGCATCAACGGATCCCGAGGCGGCCCCCCCGGGGGTAGAGAAACACCTACACCGATGGCCCGGACGAGGACTCGACAAACCGGCGTGCATGGTTATGGGGGAAGCGTCGGTGGCGTCCGCGGTGACGCCCGGAGGTCCTCATGTCCGTTGAATCGCAGCCCCAGCGCGAAACCCATGCCTTCCAGGCGGAGATCAACCAGCTCCTGAGCCTGGTCATCAACTCGCTCTACAGCCACAAGGAGATCTTCCTCCGGGAGCTGGTGTCGAACGCGTCCGATGCGCTCGACAAGCTGCGCTTCCGCACCATCACCGAGACCGAGCTGCTGGCCAACGAGCCGGAGCTGGAGCTGCGCATCATCCCCAACGCGGCCCAGGGAACCCTCACCATCGAGGACACCGGCATCGGGATGACGCATGACGAGCTGGTGAAGAACCTGGGCACCATCGCCCACTCCGGCTCGCGCGAGTTCATCCAGACCATGGCCCAGAAGGGCCAGAAGGACATGCAGCTCATCGGCCAGTTCGGCGTGGGCTTCTACAGCGCCTATCTGGTGGCGGACCGCGTGGAGGTGGTGAGCCGCGCGGCCGGCCCCGACCCGACGGCGTGGCGCTGGGTCTCCGAGGCCCATGGCACCTTCACCGTGGAGCCGGCGGAGCGAGCGTCGCGCGGCACCGCCATCACCCTGCACCTCAAGGAGGACCAGAAGGAGTTCCTCGAGGAGTGGCGGCTGCGCACGCTCATCACCCAGTACTCGGACTACGTGGGTCACCCCATCAAGCTCCAGGTCGCCAAGAGCACCGGCACGGGGGACGACAAGAAGACCGAGGTCTCGCTGGAGGTGGTGAACAAGGCGAGCGCCCTGTGGCAGCGCTCCAAGTCGGACATCACCGACGAGCAGTACACCGAGTTCTACAAGCACCTGACGCACGACTTCGACGCGCCGCTCGCGTGGACGCACTTCAAGACGGACGGGCAGCAGCAGTTCACCGGGCTGATGTTCGTGCCCAAGCACCCGCCCTATGACCTGAACGCGCAGCAGCAGCGCGGCGTGCGCCTGTTCGTCAAGCGCGTGTTCATCATGGACCGCTGCGAGGAGCTGGTGCCGCAGTGGCTGCGCTTCGTGCGCGGCGTCATCGACTCGGACGACCTGCCGCTGAACGTGTCGCGCGAGATGCTGCAGGACTCGGCCGTGGTGCGCGCCATCCGCAAGCACGTCATCAAGAAGTCGCTGGAGATGCTGGAGAAGCTCGCCAAGGACAAGCCCGAGGAGTACCGCACGTTCTGGCAGTCCTTCGGCACCGTGCTGAAGGAAGGCCTGGCGACGGAGAGCGAGCACCGCGAGAAGCTGGGCGGCCTCTTGCGCTACGAGAGCTCGCGCGAGGAGGGCCTGACGTCCCTCACCGACTACGTGTCGCGGATGAAGGAGGGCCAGGAGGCCATCTATTACGTCTACGGCGAGTCTCGGAAGGCCGTGGCGGACAGCCCGCACCTGGAGGCGCTCAAGCAGCGCGGCTACGAGGTGCTGTTCATGACGGATCCGGTGGACGAGTGGGCCGCGCAGGGCCTGCGCGACTTCCAGGAGAAGCCGCTGGTGTCCGCGCTCAACGCCGACCTCAAGCTCCAGAGCACCGACGAGCAGAAGCGCGAGAAGGAGCAGCAGTCCGAGGGCTTCAAGGCCCTGACGGACAAGATGAAGGACGTGCTGAGCGACACGGTGCGCGAGGTGCGCGTGTCGGACCGGTTGACCGAGTCTCCCGTGTGCCTGGTGCTGCCCGAGGGCGGCTCGCCGGCCTACCTGGAGAAGCTCCTGCGTGAGCGCGGCAAGGGCATGCCGCACATGAAGCGCATCCTCGAGGTCAATCCCAAGCACCCCGTCATCGAGCACCTGCGCTCCGTCTACACGAACGACCCCACCGCCGCGCAGGTCGGCGAGTGGATCGAGCTGCTCCATGACCAGGCGCTGCTCACCGAGGGCAGCCCGCTCAGCGACCCCAACCGCTTCGCCAAGCGGATGACGGCGCTGCTCACGCAGGTGGCCTCGCACACCGCGCCGGCCCAGCCTCGTCCGAGCTGACACGCCGTCGTGACTCGGCGCGTCCCTGGCATCGTGGCCGGGGACGCGCCCAGGCGCGCGGGTGGGTTATCGCCCCAGGTCTTGCAAGACGGCCTCGGCCGCGCGACGCCCGGAGGTGAGCGCCCCATCGATGGACGCGTTGTCCCGATGGTCTCCGCAGACATACAGGCCCGGGGAGAGGCGCACCGCGCGATGGGGCTCACTCAGCGCGGACGGAGGCTGAGCCGGCAATGCGTGGGCAATCCCATCCGTGCGCAGCAGGCGCCACGCCGTCACCGTCGAACCAAACCACTCCGTGAGCTGCGCCCGTGCGCGCGCCTCCAGCGTTCCATCGTCCGCGGCGGTCCCCAGCACCGTGGCGCAGATGAGGGATTGGCCCGGGGGCGCGGAGTCCGGTGACACTTCGCTCATCACCGCGACGTGGTTCACCGGACCGTGACCTTCGCCGTCGAGCACCAACCAAGGGCCCTCCACCGGCGGCTCCGGCGCGGCGAAATACAGGCTCGTCACCGGGTGCATGGCGGGCTCGGGCATGCCCAGCAAGAGGCCGCTGGCGGTGCGCGGATCCGTCGCCACCACCACCGCGTCGGCGCGAAGCTCCTCGCCATCCTCCAGGCGCACGCGGTGGCCCCACACCTCCGCCACCTTCACGTGCATGCGCAACGTGCCCGTGGGCAGCGGCGCCGCCAGCTGCTCCGCGATGGCGCCCATCCCGCGCGCCGGCACCGCCGCGTGTCCACTCGCGAACATCCGAAAGACGAACTCCAGCATGCGGCTGGAGGTCTCCAGTGAGCGCTCCAGGAAGACGCCCGCGAAGAAGGGCCGCAGGAACGACTCCAGCATCTCGTCGGAGAAGCCCATGTCGGTCAGGTAGCGCAGCGAGGTCCGCTGCGGCCGATGCCACAGGTCTTCCAGCTCGCCCGAGTGAGCTTGCTGCCGCAGTTCCAAGACGCGCAGCTTGTCGCCCAGGTCTCCCACGGGCTCGAACAGGTGCCCCAGGGCCTGGAGCGGATGACGCGCGGGATCCACCAGCGTGCGCAGCTTGCCGCCGCGCCAGACTCGGGCCCCGGGATGGAAGGCACGCAACGAGAGCGCCTCCAGGTCCAGCACCCGCCGCCCTTCCGGGTAGGCCGTGAGGTAGACCTGGAAGCCCCGGTCGAGCAGGAAACCTTCATGCGCGTCCGTGCGCACGCGACCGCCTGGTGCGTCCCCTGCTTCCAGGAGCTGAACTCGAACCCTCGATTGCCTGAGCGCCCGGGCACAGGCCAGGCCCGCGAGCCCCGCGCCCACGACGATGACCTCGGGATTCGTCACGTGGTTGCCCTCCCACATCCGCGCAGTGTCGAGACCCTCACTTGTCATGAGCCGCAAGTGCAAGGGAGAGTGGTGGGCCGGTTGCCGGGCACCGAGAACTTGGTGCAGAACCGTACCCGTGCAGCCGTTACTGTAGAGCCCCCGTGCCGGTCCTTCGACCGGCACGCCAATCCGGAGAGAGAGAACAGGTACTCCCATGTTGATCGTGATGCGACCCGACGCGACGGCCCAGGACATCGAGCGTGTGAACGATGAAATCCGCCGTCGCGGTTGGCAACCGCACGCGATCCCCGGAGGCAGCCGCACGGCCATTGGCATCACGGGCAACCCCGGCGCGGTGGAGCCCGAGCCTTTCCGAGTGCTGCCAGGAGTCGCGGACGCGGTCTCCATCTCGCAGCCGTTCAAGCTCGTCAGCCGTGAGGTGAAGCCGGACGACAGCCACGTGAAGGTGGGCAACCTCACCATCGGTGGCGCGGCCATCCACGTCATCGCCGGCCCGTGTTCCGTCGAGTCGCGCGAGCAGATCCTCTCCACCGCGCATGCGGTGAAGAAGGCCGGCGCCACCATGCTGCGCGGCGGCGCGTTCAAGCCCCGCACGAGCCCTTATGAGTTCCAGGGCCTCAAGGGCGACGGACTCCAGCTGCTGGCCGAGGCGCGCAAGGAGACGGGCCTGCTCGTCACCACCGAGGTGAAGGACACCGCCACGCTGGACGCGGTGGCCGAGCACACCGACATCCTCCAGGTGGGCGCGCGCAACATGCAGAACTTCAGCCTGCTGGAGGCCGTGGGCGAGACGCGCAAGCCCGTGCTGCTCAAGCGAGGCATCAGCGCCACCATCAAGGAGTTGCTGATGGCGGCCGAGTACATCGTCGCCCGAGGCAACACCCAGGTCATCCTCTGCGAGCGCGGCATCCGCACGTTCGAGACGATGACGCGCAACACGCTCGACCTGAACGCGGTGCCCATGCTGAAGGCGCTCTCGCACCTGCCGGTCTTCGTGGACCCCTCGCACGGCATCGGCGTGCGCAAGGCGGTGCCGGCGATGATGCGGGCGGCGATCGCGGTGGGGGCCGACGGCATCATCGTCGAGGTGCATCCGGATCCGCCGCGCGCGAAGTCGGATGGCTTCCAGTCGCTGGACTTCAACGAGTTCGAGAAGTCCATGGGCGAGGTGCGGGCCATCGCGCAAGCGATGGGACGCGAGCTGGTACGACTGGGATAGGCCATGACCCTCAAAGAAGCGCTGGGCAAGGTGGTGAGCCGGCGCGACCTGACTCGCGAGGAGATGGCCTCTGTCATGGGCCAGATGCTCGCGGGAGAGGCGTCGCCTGCCCAAGTGGGCGCGCTCGCGGCCGCGCTGCGCATGAAGGGCGAGACCGAGGACGAAATCCTCGGCGCGGCGGAGGCCATGCGGGCCTGCGCGGCGCGCATCTCGCCGACGGCGGAGGTGGTGCTCGACACCTGCGGTACCGGGGGTGATGGGGCGCACACCTTCAACATCTCCACCGCGGTGGCCTTCGTGGCCGCCGGGGCGGGCGTCACCGTGGCGAAGCACGGCAATCGAGCGGTCTCCAGCCGCTGCGGAAGCGCGGACGTGCTGGCCGCGCTCGGCGTGTCCATGGAGCGTCCGCACGCGCACGTGGCGCGGGACATCGACGAGCACGGCGTGGGCTTCCTCTTCGCGCCCTCGCATCACAGTGCCCTCCGGCACGTGGCGCAGGCGCGGAGGGACCTGGGGTTCCACAGCGTCTTCAATCTGCTGGGGCCCCTGACGAACCCGGCGGGCGCGCGGTACCAGTTGCTCGGCACGTTCGACGGCAAGCGCGTGGAGCAGACCGCGCGCGTGCTGGGGCGGCTGGGCAGCCGTCGTGCGTGGGTGGTGCACGGCCACGACGGCCTGGATGAAATCAGCCCCTGCGGCCCCACCGAGGTCGCGGAGCTGCGCGAGGACGGCACCGTGCGCATCTTCACCGTGTCTCCCACGGACGCGGGCCTGGACACGGTGCCCCGCGAGGCCATCGCGGGCGGCGACGCGGAAGAGAACGCGCATCGGCTGAAGGCGCTGCTCGCCGGCGAGCGCAACGGGCTGCGAACGGCGGTGCTCCTCAACGCCGCCGGCGCGCTCGTGGTGGTGGGCCACGCGAACGACCTCACCGAGGGCGTGCGCAAGGCCGAACACGCCATCGACTCGGGCGCTGCCGCGCGCAAGCTCGCGGCGCTCGTCCAGGGCGGTGTGCGGTGAGCGCGCCTCTGACTGGCAGTTCCGCCGAGGGCACGTTGGAGCTGATCATGGCGCGCAAGCGTCGTGAGCTGGCCCAGCGTGCGCCCTTGGCTCCGCGCCCGCGGCTTCCTTCGCGCGACTTCGCCGAGGCACTCCGGAAACGGCGCGCACCCGAGCACCCGGTGAGCGTCATCGCGGAGGTGAAGCGCAAGAGTCCTTCGGGCGGTGCGTTCCCGCACCCCGACGTGGTGGCGGTCGCGCGTGCCTACGAGGCCGCGGGAGCCAGCGCCATCAGCGTGCTGACCGACGGGCCAGACTTCGGCGGCAGCCTGGAAGACCTCGTGGCGGTGCGGGCGGCCGTGGCGCTGCCCGTGCTCCGCAAGGACTTCCTGGTGGCCGCGCGCGAAGTGGAAGAGAGCGCGCTCTGGGGCGCGGATGCGGTGTTGCTCATCGCGGATGCGCTCTCCGACACGGAGCTTCGAGAGATGCTGACTACGGCGCGCGAGGTGCGCGTGGCCGCGCTGGTGGAAGCCCACACCGCGGAACATGCGGAGCGGGCGCTCGCCGCGGGCGCGGTGCTGGTCGGCATCAACAACCGCAACCTCGCCACGCTCAAAACAGACACGGGCACGGCGCTTCGAGTCATGCCCGGGCTGCGAGCCCGAGCCGGAGCGCTGGTGGCCGAGAGCGGTCTGCGCTCGGTAACGGACCTGCGCGCCGCACGCGACGCGGGCGCCGACGCGGTGCTCGTGGGCGAGTCCCTGCTTCGCGATGTGGATCCGGGTCGCGCGCTGCGCCGTCTGCTCGGCCTGGAAGGTGGCTCGGCGTGAGCGTGAAGGTGAAGGTCTGTGGTGTCACCCGGCTCGAGGACGCGC
It encodes the following:
- a CDS encoding fatty acid desaturase, which encodes MDTLPRQRPESPGPWGLVIALGLMGAWCAHLVWLLRAPELSWTAPSAWLHGALQAYLCTGLFITAHDAMHRAVSRHRHVNDAVGMAACFLFAGLSYRRLVVHHAAHHATPTGASDPDFSTRSQAFVPWLALFMARYTTWGQWVLMALQFNLLLLAGATRERLLVFWVVPSVLSTLQLFFFGTYLPHRRPHTEDMAPHQARSLARNHAWALLSCYFFGYHWEHHASPGTPWWRLWRLKDARRAGSLASGR
- the htpG gene encoding molecular chaperone HtpG — its product is MSVESQPQRETHAFQAEINQLLSLVINSLYSHKEIFLRELVSNASDALDKLRFRTITETELLANEPELELRIIPNAAQGTLTIEDTGIGMTHDELVKNLGTIAHSGSREFIQTMAQKGQKDMQLIGQFGVGFYSAYLVADRVEVVSRAAGPDPTAWRWVSEAHGTFTVEPAERASRGTAITLHLKEDQKEFLEEWRLRTLITQYSDYVGHPIKLQVAKSTGTGDDKKTEVSLEVVNKASALWQRSKSDITDEQYTEFYKHLTHDFDAPLAWTHFKTDGQQQFTGLMFVPKHPPYDLNAQQQRGVRLFVKRVFIMDRCEELVPQWLRFVRGVIDSDDLPLNVSREMLQDSAVVRAIRKHVIKKSLEMLEKLAKDKPEEYRTFWQSFGTVLKEGLATESEHREKLGGLLRYESSREEGLTSLTDYVSRMKEGQEAIYYVYGESRKAVADSPHLEALKQRGYEVLFMTDPVDEWAAQGLRDFQEKPLVSALNADLKLQSTDEQKREKEQQSEGFKALTDKMKDVLSDTVREVRVSDRLTESPVCLVLPEGGSPAYLEKLLRERGKGMPHMKRILEVNPKHPVIEHLRSVYTNDPTAAQVGEWIELLHDQALLTEGSPLSDPNRFAKRMTALLTQVASHTAPAQPRPS
- a CDS encoding FAD-dependent oxidoreductase; this encodes MWEGNHVTNPEVIVVGAGLAGLACARALRQSRVRVQLLEAGDAPGGRVRTDAHEGFLLDRGFQVYLTAYPEGRRVLDLEALSLRAFHPGARVWRGGKLRTLVDPARHPLQALGHLFEPVGDLGDKLRVLELRQQAHSGELEDLWHRPQRTSLRYLTDMGFSDEMLESFLRPFFAGVFLERSLETSSRMLEFVFRMFASGHAAVPARGMGAIAEQLAAPLPTGTLRMHVKVAEVWGHRVRLEDGEELRADAVVVATDPRTASGLLLGMPEPAMHPVTSLYFAAPEPPVEGPWLVLDGEGHGPVNHVAVMSEVSPDSAPPGQSLICATVLGTAADDGTLEARARAQLTEWFGSTVTAWRLLRTDGIAHALPAQPPSALSEPHRAVRLSPGLYVCGDHRDNASIDGALTSGRRAAEAVLQDLGR
- the aroF gene encoding 3-deoxy-7-phosphoheptulonate synthase encodes the protein MLIVMRPDATAQDIERVNDEIRRRGWQPHAIPGGSRTAIGITGNPGAVEPEPFRVLPGVADAVSISQPFKLVSREVKPDDSHVKVGNLTIGGAAIHVIAGPCSVESREQILSTAHAVKKAGATMLRGGAFKPRTSPYEFQGLKGDGLQLLAEARKETGLLVTTEVKDTATLDAVAEHTDILQVGARNMQNFSLLEAVGETRKPVLLKRGISATIKELLMAAEYIVARGNTQVILCERGIRTFETMTRNTLDLNAVPMLKALSHLPVFVDPSHGIGVRKAVPAMMRAAIAVGADGIIVEVHPDPPRAKSDGFQSLDFNEFEKSMGEVRAIAQAMGRELVRLG
- the trpD gene encoding anthranilate phosphoribosyltransferase: MTLKEALGKVVSRRDLTREEMASVMGQMLAGEASPAQVGALAAALRMKGETEDEILGAAEAMRACAARISPTAEVVLDTCGTGGDGAHTFNISTAVAFVAAGAGVTVAKHGNRAVSSRCGSADVLAALGVSMERPHAHVARDIDEHGVGFLFAPSHHSALRHVAQARRDLGFHSVFNLLGPLTNPAGARYQLLGTFDGKRVEQTARVLGRLGSRRAWVVHGHDGLDEISPCGPTEVAELREDGTVRIFTVSPTDAGLDTVPREAIAGGDAEENAHRLKALLAGERNGLRTAVLLNAAGALVVVGHANDLTEGVRKAEHAIDSGAAARKLAALVQGGVR
- a CDS encoding indole-3-glycerol-phosphate synthase → MARKRRELAQRAPLAPRPRLPSRDFAEALRKRRAPEHPVSVIAEVKRKSPSGGAFPHPDVVAVARAYEAAGASAISVLTDGPDFGGSLEDLVAVRAAVALPVLRKDFLVAAREVEESALWGADAVLLIADALSDTELREMLTTAREVRVAALVEAHTAEHAERALAAGAVLVGINNRNLATLKTDTGTALRVMPGLRARAGALVAESGLRSVTDLRAARDAGADAVLVGESLLRDVDPGRALRRLLGLEGGSA